A stretch of Ipomoea triloba cultivar NCNSP0323 chromosome 13, ASM357664v1 DNA encodes these proteins:
- the LOC116001724 gene encoding DNA-directed RNA polymerases I and III subunit RPAC2-like: MEHGSLHDQSNATFSLTDEDHTLANALRFTLNQDPRVVVSGYSIPHPSEARVNIRVQTTGDPAREVLKDSCQDLLFMCKHTRSIFDQGVASFKNGNGLKDKKF, translated from the exons ATGGAACACGGTTCACTCCATGATCAATCCAATGCTACTTTCTCGTTGACAGACGAGGATCATACCCTTGCCAATGCTCTCAGATTCACCCTTAACCAAGa TCCCAGAGTGGTAGTTTCCGGGTATAGCATTCCACATCCCTCTGAGGCTCGAGTGAACATAAGAGTTCAGACTACGG GGGATCCAGCTAGGGAAGTGTTGAAAGATTCATGCCAAGATCTATTGTTTATGTGCAAGCACACTAGGAGCATCTTTGATCAAGGTGTTGCAAGTTTCAAGAATGGAAACGGTTTGAAAGACAAGAAATTTTAA
- the LOC116002680 gene encoding protein TORNADO 2-like, protein MALSNNVIGCINFVAILLSIPIIGAGVWLATLPDNSCVKILQWPVIILGVLTLIVALAGFIGGFWRIPWLLIFYLVAMLVLIILLACLVVFVYMVTIRGSGHPEPSRAYLEYHLDDYSGWLRRRVRSSYKWDRIKTCLSSSPMCAQLNQTYTSALDFFNAHLSPMESGCCKPPTKCGYTYVNPTYWISPIDMTADMDCLNWNNDQSQLCYSCDSCKAGLLANLKKEWRRADIILLITLVGLVWVYVIGCCAFRNAKTEDLFRKYKQGSTYT, encoded by the exons ATGGCACTAAGTAACAATGTGATAGGGTGCATAAACTTCGTAGCCATACTCCTCTCCATCCCCATTATAGGCGCCGGCGTTTGGCTGGCGACTTTGCCAGACAACTCATGCGTCAAGATTCTGCAATGGCCGGTCATCATCTTGGGAGTTCTCACATTGATTGTGGCCCTGGCGGGGTTTATAGGCGGGTTTTGGAGGATCCCGTGGCTCCTTATATTCTACCTCGTAGCCATGCTTGTGCTCATAATATTGCTCGCGTGTTTGGTGGTTTTCGTGTACATGGTCACCATTAGAGGCTCCGGCCACCCCGAGCCCAGCCGGGCGTACTTGGAATACCATCTTGATGACTACTCCGGCTGGCTTCGCCGCCGGGTCCGAAGCTCCTATAAGTGGGATAGGATCAAGACTTGCCTTAGTTCCTCTCCTATGTGTGCTCAGTTGAACCAGACTTATACCAGTGCTCTAGATTTCTTCAATGCACATCTCAGCCCCATGGag TCAGGATGTTGTAAACCACCAACAAAATGTGGGTACACATATGTGAACCCAACATATTGGATAAGCCCAATAGACATGACAGCAGACATGGACTGCCTAAACTGGAACAATGACCAATCACAGCTTTGCTACTCTTGTGATTCTTGCAAAGCAGGTTTACTGGCAAATCTCAAGAAGGAATGGAGAAGGGCAGACATCATTTTGTTGATTACACTTGTGGGGTTGGTTTGGGTTTATGTTATTGGGTGCTGTGCTTTTAGGAATGCCAAAACTGAGGACCTGTTTCGCAAATACAAACAAGGTAGTACTTATACTTAA